The DNA sequence TTGTAGCCTCCAAGACTACACCCTAACTTTTTCGCTTCTTCTCTTCGATCCTATCATCCTATGGCTTCCCTTGAAGCTGTGACAGCGAGTTTTGTTGCATCCCTTGCGATAGCAGAGGGTGATGGTGCTCTTGATCTTAACAAGATTGGGGGTGACCCTATTCATCGTTCTTCCTAGGCTTTGCTCCTCGTGAAATCTCTTATACGCTGACTTGATGACCCATCTGCTTTCAACCTTCGCACTTGGGTGGTCGACAAGGGTTTCCAGGTTCAAAAGAAGGTGAGTGTGGCTCCTTTGCGTCTCACTTACCCTACTGCTGATGTTGTTCAGGGGGGTAGCCCTATAGATAAGGGCAAGAGCTTCCAGTTTTTTGGTACCTAGCATGTGAcgcttcaagtctgttgctattTAAGTTTAGTTTCTCTAATTGTACACCAAGTGAGGTCTTTAGGCGATTAGGGTTACTCTAGCAAGGATTTATGTAGTGTTGGATTTGCCCTAGAGTTTCCTGTTTTTTGGTACCTAGCATGTGAcgcttcaagtctgttgctattTAAGTTTAGTTTCTCTAAtagtacaccaattgaggtctttaGGCGATTAGGGTTACTCTACCAAGGATTTATGTAGTGTTGGATTTACCCTCATATGGCTAGGTCTTTATTGTGCTCACTGTGTTCACAATGAGAGTTACCTGTCATGTGCTTAATAGCTTAGACCATCTAGATTTTCATTTGGTGTAAGACAGCATATGATATACGTGTCTTTTGACCATTGATAAGttaatgaaattatttatttctcaaaaaaaaaaaaaaaaacatatttgaTGTATCATATAACCATAAAATTAGAATATTCTCTAACATTACATAGAGAAACGTCATTAGATCAATAATTGATTTTGCAGTTGGACAGCCGGTCATAGCGGTGCGTGTGGCAAGGTGACAAGATGGATTCACTGCTCTGAAGTGACTAACCAGTCGACAAAGAAGGCCGATACCACTCACCGTGCATTTGGAAGGCCAATAACCCCGGTTTAGTTTCTGGAGAGGAATAACAAAGGAAAAGTGGACACCAAAAGAGAAAATACTAGCTGACTTGACTAGGTATGAATGGATAAGAAGTCAATGGTGTGCTTCTACAAAATGTTTGTTGAATTTTACGAAGTTTCGACGTCTTTTGATTTTTTAGTTGTGTTTTATTGTCGTATGCATATTTTCATGGCCTCGCACTCTCACCAAGTCTATAAAGGtttgtaacccaaaaaaaaaaagtccataAAGGTTTATTAGAAAAAAGAAGATGATAAAGTTTCTACGAAAAATATAGTAAATAAGGTGTGTGTGAAGGAAGTAGACAACTTTCTATTGTCAAGAAGGAAGGAAATGGTCTTCTTCCTGATCGATAGGCCAATTAATAGGGTCCCTCGTGCTTTTTGAAACTTCTCTTCTAATTCGTACGAGTGCGCACTAGTTTGAAAGAGTTTCTTAGACTGCATTTAAAGCCTTACAGCTCAAGGCCACTTTCTTCTCCAGGCATTTTCTAACTCGTATCCTATTGATTACGTTGACAGTACTAGTGGGAAAACTCAACTGTTCTTCATGTGAGCTAATTAACATTTTTTAATTTAGTGTAAACTTAGTGATATATTCTGCTTGCAAGAGTTATAACTCTGTTTACAGCAAGATAATGAAAGGGTTACCGGCCACGATATGCCATGAACCCTAATTAGTGTTTCTTGATACCATTTTCCGTCAAGCTAGCCCGTTGAAAATCTCATTTTCTCTCGCTACATGGAATCATATGGCGCTTACATATTGCAACGCAACGATTGCATAAGGTGTCACATGACAGTACATAGTTACATACGTAGGCACGGAAGACCTAGAAAACGTATTTTTGGACAGACTTCAAGAAATTATGGAACAGAAATGAGGGATTAATTGAAGTATATATTATTGCTTTGAAATTTTTGTCTGGTACCGTAGAGTTTTCTCAAGTAGTATAGCATTGAAGATTCTACCCAAAATTGTGCTACTGTCGAAATTGATGGGAAATTTCCCACCTGAAAATTACAGTAAGAATTGATATCACAAGGTTCTATCCTATTTGCCCTCGTCTACTTTGCTTCTAGAGTTCTAGATATATTCTtccattcttttttctttttgtctaatGTTTAGTCAACTGAAGTGTAATTGCAGTCCAGACGGTCCAGACCAGACGCCATGCATGCATTTACTTCAGTATGCTCGATTCTAAAGACTTTGATTTgtcgtataaaaaaaaaaaaaactttgatttGTTTATTTGTAAATCCATATACCTGGAAATCTAGAATGAAGACGACTAAGTGTCTTCGAAGAAATCAAATAATGATGTTGAGACTTGAGATCTACGAACATCTAGAAACATATTTGGATGATCAATCATCTGGATCGAACGCACTCTTTGATTAAATTAACCCAGCAAATGAGAGGCATGGAAGtatttttcaacaagtaaagttTAGacgttttacttttactttcttttttaaataaaatataaagaattctttatatttttttcacTCTATTAAAACGATACTATAGTTCTAtattttgatatgaaaaaaaTGATAACAGTCTTCGCTTTTTAGCATAATACTAGTTGAATCTCTTTTATATAGCATCTATGAATCATAAATCATTTTATGTGGTAACTAACATATAGGATATTTTTAAACCACAAGACAACTataaattttctataaaaaatcCATGCTTGAACATTGTGGCATTATATTAGCATTTCAATCATTTTCCTTCACTAAGTACATGTCACTTTTGCAAGTCTAATAATTTTCCACCGACttattattaaataaaaatttatcagAGAATCATGGCGAGAATCAAGATTAAGGCTGTAAATTAAATCGATATTGCTCCAACTTGTATTGAGTTACTCATTTTTAGATCATTCTTATTCGACCAGTCGTAACAAAAATAAGCGAATCTTAAGCTAACTTAAAATGCTCGGCTCATAAAGCTTGAGAGGCCTCATTTTTTTCATAGCTCGATTTAAGCTTGAGCAACTATTACATCACTGACCAAGTCTGAGTGAGACAGATGTCGACATATAAGCTAATGTGACCAAAGGTACTGGAAAGCATTGCCATAATTGACCGTACGTAACAAAATCTTCCTAAGAAGAAGGCAATTGAACCTTTTTCTCTATAATGAGAGCTCAACTGTTCTCTCTAGTTTTGCTTTGCTTTCCATTAAAAAAAGCAAGTCAGCAACGCGTTTCTCCTCGTTCATGATGCTTTTTAAAGTTTCAGAAAGCTCTTGGattgaaaaagaaggagaggatgaTGCAGAAGGGCATTGAAACATAGAGAAGACAAAGATATGGATATAAAATTGaatcagaaattcataatttaacGTATGCTTTTTCAAGATTAGTGTTAATGGCGCCGCTTTCATATTAGCTTTGCCTGGATTTTCTGGTGATTGTGTTTCCGGGAGCAAAATCTTCCATTGAATAAAAACGAGATTTGAGCTGTTACCCAAAAAGAATGCAACTCAGAGTCCTACCGAAACGACAAAGTAGCCGATGCAATGACGCACACATATCTTGTCCTGCAGACACTTACTGTTATGCATGCTTCTGCTGGAGATTTAAAATTATCTCAATCTCATGCATGAATTCGAAATCGATTGTTTTAACTTTTTGTGTGTTTATGGATAAGATTGACATGCACATTGCGAGAGTGAGACTATGTTGTTATGTGTTTATACGAAAAGATTCACATGCATGTTGTGAGAGTGAGATTATATATAATCGGAGCACGAGAGATGCCAATATCATGTCTCACGAATTTCATCAAAATGAGTAAATTCTAGCGGTTAAAGTTTTGGGCAACTAGTGATGAGAAAGATGAGATATTGGAAAAGTGCTACTAGTGTTCAtattccccaaaaaaaaaaaaaactgtaaaaACCTTTGGGGATGAGAATCATAATGGTATAGGTTGtattgaaaatttaaaaagGTTTAAATCCCTAGAGAAATTGGTGAAAACTAAAAGAAGAGTGCTACTATTAGAGCTCTTATTTTAGGGTACTAAAATAAgattggtaatttttggagatgtaTGAATAATGGGGAAAATAGGGTGGATAAAGTAAGATTAGGTGACCCTTTGAATAGTCCAAGAAACATGTGGtaacaaagagaaaaataatattgGATGAAAAATAAGGCCTCCTTTAAAAATTTCATGAATAAATGAATATAAACAGGTACTGAAGTGACTACCCCACGTACTCATTTATAAACACAGTATTCATTTATGAGAAAGACTTCCGTACCGAACCCGCACCACGTGACAATGCAGCAGCCTAATCAGTGTCCAAACAGGAAGGTATTTTGAGTACTTCACATTAAAAATCAAGGGCagtttcaaaaagaagaaaaaatttctttcttttgattcGAGGGCCACACCGTCATTCAAGGGCCACACCGCCACATGATGCGGCAGCCTCTATGCAAGAATTTCTCTTCATTTATAAACACATAGTGAAGTCAACACCACACATAGAAACGCCAACTCAATAATTTTAGAGGTGATAAAAGATTAAAACTACATCAAAAACCACAGTTATAAATTTTAGAGGTGATGAAGATTAAAACTTACAATACGTTTAGAGACATCAAAAACCACAGTTATATCCATAAACACGATATATACCACTTCTCAAACATTCAGCAAACTTCCTTTAAATGGTCTATTCTTATGAAATTCTTTTTAGCAGCTAGTCAAATCACATTAACATACCATACAACCACCAACACTAGTTTTAGTGGCGTGGGCATACCCTAAACCCTTTACCGCTAGGCGTATGCACGTATGTGGAATCTAAATCCAACTTTGAAAGATAAAAAGGAACTTGGATAGTACGTGAATAacttgaacaaaaagtcatactAATTCAAGAACTATCTATGAACCGCAGAATAAGAATACAACTTATGAAAACAATTTAAAACTACAGTGAAGTAAAACAGATAGTGGATTGCAACCCCTGTAGGTGCAAACTAGAAATATCACTTCAGTATGCTTTTGCTGGGTTTAGCTCGACAGTCCAATCCATCTTGTCCTCTATAAGGCCCATCTGTAATCTGGTAAGCACAGAATAGAGCTTCTGTGACACAGCACCAAAGCCACTCTCTCCATATGACACCCTGCGAGTATAAGACCAGAAAAAAGGATGCAAATAAGATTCCATATGACACCCTGTGAGTATAAGACCAGAAAAAAAGTTGCAAATAAGATTGTTTTCTCACGACAATTTAACATTTGAGCATACTGGCTTTTCACTTCAGTATGCTTTTGCTTGCTTTAGCTCAACAGTCCACTCCATCTAATCCTTCTATAAAACTTTTGTTTCCATTTGAGGAAATTTTTGTTGTGTTGATGCACATAGAAAAACTCGCTTTCACAGATTCACTAATAGACATAAAACTTTACCTTTTATCCTGATAAGTAATGCTACCCACAGGTGACACGACCACAGCTGTTCCCGTACAAAAGACTTCATCAGCTTCAAGTAATTCATCTACGTCCACAGCGCGCTCCTCAACCTGCATATCATTAAGTTGCATTCAATAAATCTAGTCACTCAAACACATATTTAAGCTTTTGTAAAGAAAAGGTGGTACTATATGTTGCATGAAAAAGGACTAATGCAACTATCTTTTGGAAAATCAAGCGACTAAAAAGAATAAGGGCAAgctaagagaaaaattcagtcaccgtctccaaactatgctgccaaggccaatttgatacccgaactctcaaaagtatcaatgtgatacccaaagacctattttgacatcaatgtgatacttccgtccaaaatctcTAACGGTGCCGTCAACTTGATGACGTggcaagggtaaaattgtctttctttactaattaattataaaaataaaatataaaataaaaaataaaaaacaaagcaaaacagatgagctctctctctctctctctcttcctttcccAATCTGATCCTCAAGTTCTTCCtcaagtttttttttgggttcttttGGAAGATTTGTCTTCGCTAAATCTTAGGTCGCCAAGTTCTTTTGGAACCAGAAAATTAAATTGAGGGATCAAAAATAACGAAGACAAATTGGACTCTATCTGTTCTACTGTGTTTTTTGGGTTCTTTTGGTTAATACAGATCGGGTTATTTTGGTTCTTTGTCTGTTCCTCTGTGTTCTTTTGGCCGATTAATCTTTGTGTTCTTTTGTTCAATTAATCGGTTTCAGGGCGACCTCGTCCTTGGTATCCCGCCAGCACCATCTTCCTCTTCCACCACTCAAACAGAAATCCATCTTTTAGAAATCCATCAAACAGAAATCCATTTCCCAAAttccaacaccaaaagctatcCATTTCCCAAATTCCAACACCAAATTTGCACAAACAATCACAAACCAGTTTGAAATCTACAACTTACACCCAAATTTGCTCCGTCACCACTCTGCTCCGTTACTGTCGATTCCTCTAACCGGCCCGGCTCGCCGCCGAACGGCCAAATCTCTGCTAGGCTGTACCCCGCCGGGTTCATCGCCAAGAAAGAAGCGTCGTTAATCAGTGGAGGATCCATAGGAAAGCAGAGAGTGTAGTGTGTTTCCTGTGTGAAGTGAGCTGATTTTGGGGAGAGCAGGAGAtgacataaaagagaagaaaacagaagaaaaggTGAGGAGAATAGGGAGGAAAAGATGAGGATGGCCgacagaaaagagaagaaagagatgaGGAGAAAAAGACAGAAAAGATGAAGGGGGGGtgacagaaaagagaagaaaagtgcAGAAAAGGTGGATTTCCTTATGGATTTGAAGATCGAATTGCAGTGGGTTTGGTTGAGGTGGAGCTGTAGAGGTGTTCATCAAtggcaaaattggatgagaAATAAGGATTaaggaagaagagatagaaattGTAGAGGATCTTGGCAGCgttggtgatggtttgggcgaaggagaaggagaggagagagaagaaggagaCTGAGGTttaagaagaagcagaagccattttctttgatttcttgagaGGAGGAAAAGGAGCGAAGCTTGCGGCGGAAAAAAtcccagaaaaagaagaaaaagaaatgaaaagaagaagaaaaaaattaacaaaaaaaagggtaaattggtcatttcattttttttaaggaCTCGCTTGCCACGTCATCAAGTTGACGGCaccgtcagaaattttggacggaagtatcacgttgatgtcaaaataggtctttgggtatcacattgaaacttttgagagttcgggtatcaaattggccttggcagcatagtttggggacggtgactgaattttttTCGCAAGCTAAATAACAAAAGAACAATTAAACTCATACAACCCACCCATCCTACCACACCCCACAGAATCAAATACAAGTACCTGGAATCCTTGGTTACGAGCAACATCAATAATACTCTTTCGAGTAATGCCGGGTAAGATTGTGCCTTTTATTGATGGGGTAGAGATAACATCACCCTGTGAACACATAAAAACGGAAATAAATTAGCTATGATCACCTTAAACGATAACACAGTGCCATACAACATGCTTAATAGAAAGTGCCTTAGGACTTACTCAGGGCGATTGTTGTTGTAAAATACATGAAATTACTTAAGAGGAATGTATCAGATATCAGGTCATAAAAGACAGAGCCGCCCACAAGTTAAGAGAAAATCATAAAATCAAATTAGCAATAATGCTTTTAATTCAAGAAACAGTGCGGCTTCCAGACTGCTGTTCAAATATTGGAGTAAAATTTCACTGAAATTTATCTGGAAATAAAAAGACAGAAGTCCCTTTGTTCAAATTTAGAAGACATGTTAATGATGGTAACAGTTTTGAAGTGGATTTCAGTGGTCAAGGTTATCCGATTTTTCAAGAAAGTAAAAATTGATAAATGTTATTTCAGCAGCAACTATGACTTCATGTTAGTACATAACATTGGCTGGCTACCATGAGTACTAATGACAATAACAGATGTAGGAAAAAGGGTATAGGTCATATAACACTGTGCCAGTGGTAAGGTGCTTAAAACAAATGTTTGTGTACACTGTACTGTACAATGTGGCATGACAATCAGATCATAGTAAGTGTAGGTGGATGATTTGTAAAGCATGTCATTCTATGACCTCAAGATAATAACacattgagagagagaggatctTCGGATCCTCAAGACAATCCAGACAATAAGTGATGACAATACGGAGAAAAAATTGATAATGCGATCACACAATCTTGTTGATAAGCAGTTAATACCAAAATTTTCATCACCCACCCCAACACCAATGAGTCAGTGTATTGAAcatcaacaataacaataattatCAAACACGCATTGCAATGCATTACATTACCTTCACAACAAATATGTTGCATGAGGAAACCTCCTCTAGATATTTTTTGTGAACACAGTCAAGGTACAGAACATCAGAGTAGCCTTTCGCTTTTGCAGCTGACTGTGCCTTCAGAACCTACAAATAGATTTAGCCAAATAATATCAACTTATCAGCAGCATCATACTATAAACAGAGTTTAATAAAGTAGAACAATAGAACACCAAGAAGTTTTAATTTGATCATAGAAAGATAGTTTCTTATAAGAAAAGAGCATAGAAAACTAGTTGGAACGAGGCTTTGTTCAGTCACTGACTTTGTACAAGTTATATTCAtgctaaagaaataaataattcaTTTTAAGAAGCCCATCAATGGCGAGCCACCTATTTAATGAGACAATATCAAATCATGTGTGAGATtatatctataaaacaaaacaaaggttTTCTGCCTCTAGTGGTTGGTACAGATTACAACCATATGCAGCAGGaacattaaataaataaaaacttccAGTTCCACAACCTCAAATTGAGAAACTATACCCGGACCATAATTGGCAGACAAACAATTTGCAGGAAAGAATTTGGCAAAGATTGAGGCAAATAAGAATAAAACAAGGACAAAAAACAATAGCTTACTGCGGCATAATTCCCTATAGTTTTAACACCTCCAGTACCACCAGGAGTTGCACGATGCAATTCATGCTCAACAATCAAGTTTATAGGTGCAACACCTTCCTGCCACCAGATGTATAGATATAAGACACAATGATCATAAGAAAGAATGGCACCTAAACTATTTATAAATTAGAAATCAAAAAGATCAGAATGGGGTACACCAAATCAAAGTGACCATTATTTAATAAAACATATGGGAGTTAATAAGAATATTTAAATTAATAATGACATAAAACCCCCTTTTAAACATTTTATTTGTTGCCAGACATCCAGGCACCAAAAAATACGATCAAATTTCAAACTTAGTATTCATCACTATGACTCATTAACAAATTTACAAACATCCACATGGAATGAAATCCACCCATCGTACAGTAATTGATTGAATTAATTGATTCCAGCATGGTTCAATATAAAATGAAGCATAGGTCAGTGAATtgcttaaaataaaaaaagacatCAAATTTAAAGTTAATTCCGAAGTCGAAATCTAGCAACAACTAATGTTAGAAAgccaaagaaatgaagaaatgaaaaagcataaagattagggtttagggtttagactgaaaagaaaatgaaaaaacaaataCAACAGAATTCCCAAACAAAGGGCAGTGGTAGTATTTGAAAAAGAAATTCAAACCAAGTAGGCTTCTAGCAAATTAGCAATATGCAAATGCAATAACAAACCTTAAAATAGTTTCCAACTGGCGAAACATAGATCAGAAATGTGTATTCAGGGGCAGGCGCGAGACCAAGAACGGCACCACTTCCCATTAGCAATGGCCTGATATATAGAGAACCTTTGCCTGGAGGGGGAACCTGAAATGAGATATTGGTAGCTTATTAGTAATATTATGGATGGCAATATTCACAAAGAATTTATCTCACAACAGCATCATGGTTGTACGCCATACCCAACGTTTATTTGCTAACACAGTGGCCTTCACAGCTTCCACAAATTGATCAATAGTCGGTGAGGGCATGCACATCCGCTCAGCACCCAACCTCATCCGCGATGCATTTTCCTCGGGACGAAACAAGAGTATATTACCATCTTGTTTCCTGTAGGCTTTCATACCTTCAAACAAACCCTACATAGTTGAACAAGAGCAAGAGTAAAGTGGGATTAGTCCTTTCAATGTTCAAGTGAAGTGGGATTACTTggttccaaattttttttttccggtttAACTTCATTTCTCATGGTTTGGGATCTATTTCCAGAACAAAAGATATCTCTACCTAATGTGAAACTCTACATTAGAACTGGTGCAGAAATGTGAGACCTGGTGAATCATGAGTTCATGAATCCACTCTACAACAGGCTGGATGAACTTTCCAAAAACACATCATTCAAAAGCTCATCAAGTAGTCTAGCACTATATAAAGAAGGTGAAAAATAACAAACAGGGAAAAATAGGCCCTGGAACAGATGGAATCCCACTGAGTTTCTTCCGTATAGGAATCAAAGAGAATAAACAGAAGAGAGAATATACTCATATATGCTTCCTCAATCTAACAAACACAACCCGAAACTTTTCTTTCACAGGGAAAGTAGAACTCAGATAACATTAGACACATGCATGAACTAGATATTCCATGAGAATATAAACCCTACCACTCACATAAAGTTTGCATTTCAGATATTCCAAAAACAGAATCCGAAAAGATATCATAACTTTCATAGACAACAAAATGGAATAACGGTATAAAGATTTAAACATCCAACCTGGCCATAATTCAAGACTCCAGCTGAAGGGTTCAActcaatgttcccaaaacgctGCAATTCACCATCTGAAAAGCTTCCGCCTTGAGCACATTTCATGACATACATATAATCGGTAGGAACGAACCCAAAGCCAAGATTCTCCCATTCTATGTCGGCTAATTCACTTGTTTCAGTGCTGTGTCCAACAAAACCAATCACATACACCAAAAATCCCAACACCAATCAAACCAACAATACAGAACAAATAACAACACTAAGAACAATAAGTCAActgcttgagaaaaaaaaaaaaccaaccgaACTGAAAGTGACCTCAAAGTAGAATAAACTAATGTTTGatgaaagaacaaaagaaaccatCTTTACATGAATTTAAAAGCAGCCCATCAGGAAAAGAACAGGGGTTTACCGGAGAGTATCAGACAATGTGGCACTTCGGCGAATAGGGGAGGGAGGAACGGCTTGGTAACAAGCCAAAGGGAGCTGCTTTTGGAGCTGCAACAAAACAATGGTGCCCAAAAACCAATATCAACATTCAGAAAATAATATCAATTAAAAATCCAATCTTTTGTAATGGGCAGAGAGAAAAGCATGTACCTTGAGAGAGGGAGAATGAGAGGAATGGTGGGTGGAGAAGGGGCGGAGGAaagtggaggaagaagaaggattgCGGGAGGGGCAAAGAAGGTAATTTGGTTGAAGACCCGCAAGGACGGCGCTGCTGCTCTCCATCTCAATCTCAATCCGAAACCCAAACTCAACTCTCAAGACCCTGTACGCAAGGACGGCACTGCTCTGGTGGCTGCGTataccagagagagagagagagttgggccGAGtcaaaattcttcttcttttttttagacGAAGGAGGGTTATTAGTTTGTGCTGATGGAactttaaaataaagaaaattagatAAAAAATATGAGTATTTGTCACGAATGAGGTGATTGTGAGGAGGAGAGACATTTTGAGATCATGTCACTTGTGTTACGTCTATATAAATACGATGGTAGCACTCTTGTACGTGATTTTGCCCTATTTTCTTGTCTTATGGTCGCTTACGATAGGTCCAATTTGAAAATTGGACGAGTCGTTTTTGTTTACCTAGTCTACTATTCTCCAAGTCCTTATTTCTACTTTGAAAAGTTATATTTTCATTATATAATTTTCAAAGCACGTTATATATGAAGAGTTAGACCTACTTGCGTCAGTTGTACAGAATTTCTCACTCCAATATATCAGGAGAGAAAACTAGGTTTGGAGAAAATACAGAAAAGTTTGCCGCCTATCCGGCGGCGCTTCCACATCGACCATGGCTCCATGCCTCATCGACGAGTGTTGGGTGTTGCCGGACGAGTTCTCGGGGTCTCAGGGATCCTACCTTTGTCTTTGTTTCATCGCTCTAGGCCAGGTATAAATCTTCACTCCTCTCAGGCGGTGGCGCAGGCGTGGATGGTGCTTGATAGGCGTTTGGTGGAGGCGCAGGTATGGAGCAGATGACCAGAGGCCAGATCATGGCAGCGACATGCCATGGATCGTATGGCGCTGGTTTCTTCTCTATTTTGGGTCGCTAGGCGGAGCCTGCACCGGTGGTTTCAAGCTTTCAAGTTGACAAACTTAGTCGGTCAGAGTTGTTGCGTTCTGAGGTGGCGGAGCACAAGGATTTTCTTACTGTTTCTCTATTGTTTGGGTTGGTGGGATTCTGGAATTTGGTTTGAATCTGGCCGACAATAGTCAGGATATTTGTTGTGACCTGCTACTGGGTTTGGGTATCTTCAACGCGGTAAGCTTGAAGGAATAGGTTTGCGGTGGTGGTTTGCAGGCGGGGCACCTGGGAAGAGGAAAGAGGTGTGCGACTGTGCGGTTGCTTCCTTTTGTTTCCCTACTTTTTTtagctagggttgggtcaaattgagGTGTCATGGATGTGGTGTCTTTCCTGTGACAAATTGGTTTACTTTCGGTTTTATCTTATAGTCAATGTGCTGACAAGCAATCCTTGCACATGGTCTAGTATATTTGGGACgcggtgtggaagagggcgttGATTTTTCTGGCTGTTGTTTATAAGGTGGTATCGAGATTCTCGGGATTCTCTGTAGTCCGAGAGGTTGGGCGAtataggtggttaggggttgggccctttcGGCTCATATAGGTCATTCCTAATGACGGACTCGTAACTGGTTTAGGTCCCGCAGAGTGGGGAATTCATGTCCACCACCAATCATTTCCATGTTATGTAATCTTGATTATTTTCAATAAAGGtctc is a window from the Rosa chinensis cultivar Old Blush chromosome 2, RchiOBHm-V2, whole genome shotgun sequence genome containing:
- the LOC112188804 gene encoding branched-chain amino acid aminotransferase 2, chloroplastic, producing the protein MESSSAVLAGLQPNYLLCPSRNPSSSSTFLRPFSTHHSSHSPSLKLQKQLPLACYQAVPPSPIRRSATLSDTLRTETSELADIEWENLGFGFVPTDYMYVMKCAQGGSFSDGELQRFGNIELNPSAGVLNYGQGLFEGMKAYRKQDGNILLFRPEENASRMRLGAERMCMPSPTIDQFVEAVKATVLANKRWVPPPGKGSLYIRPLLMGSGAVLGLAPAPEYTFLIYVSPVGNYFKEGVAPINLIVEHELHRATPGGTGGVKTIGNYAAVLKAQSAAKAKGYSDVLYLDCVHKKYLEEVSSCNIFVVKGDVISTPSIKGTILPGITRKSIIDVARNQGFQVEERAVDVDELLEADEVFCTGTAVVVSPVGSITYQDKRVSYGESGFGAVSQKLYSVLTRLQMGLIEDKMDWTVELNPAKAY